The proteins below come from a single Kitasatospora sp. NBC_00315 genomic window:
- a CDS encoding GNAT family N-acetyltransferase produces MSHSPAVPAEITTGRPPELLPTTAGVSLQRRTVAHAPALNAAVVADLDHLRPWMEWADRAPLPERTVEMTRAGIAAWDAGTDFMYLAVADAEPGRVVGAFGLHGRIGPGALELGYWVGSDHVGRGIATAAARALTAAALALPGIERVEIHCDEANGPSAAVPRKLGYRLDRVVDAPVTAPAETGRKLIWLMERGAAA; encoded by the coding sequence ATGAGCCACTCACCCGCCGTGCCCGCCGAGATCACCACGGGCCGCCCGCCCGAGCTGCTGCCCACCACCGCCGGGGTGTCCCTGCAGCGCCGGACCGTGGCACACGCACCGGCCCTGAACGCGGCGGTGGTCGCCGACCTCGACCACCTGCGGCCCTGGATGGAGTGGGCGGACCGGGCCCCGCTCCCCGAGCGCACCGTGGAGATGACCCGGGCCGGCATCGCCGCCTGGGACGCCGGCACCGACTTCATGTACCTGGCCGTCGCGGACGCCGAACCGGGCAGGGTCGTCGGCGCGTTCGGCCTGCACGGCCGGATCGGCCCCGGCGCGCTCGAACTCGGCTACTGGGTCGGCAGCGACCACGTCGGCCGGGGCATCGCCACCGCCGCCGCCCGGGCGCTGACCGCGGCCGCCCTCGCGCTGCCCGGGATCGAGCGGGTGGAGATCCACTGCGACGAGGCGAACGGCCCCAGCGCCGCCGTGCCGCGCAAGCTCGGCTACCGGCTCGACCGGGTGGTCGACGCCCCGGTGACCGCCCCGGCCGAGACCGGCCGCAAGCTGATCTGGCTCATGGAGCGGGGCGCGGCGGCCTGA
- a CDS encoding nitroreductase family protein, with amino-acid sequence MVDSTAAGSSYPSVPHRPMTVPAHEAEARSRSFHDVMARRRTVRDYSARPVPDGVIEWAVRTASTAPSGAHVQPWRFVVITDPERKRLLRAAAEDEERAFYTHRASAEWLAALAPIGTDWRKPFLEEAPAVIVVFEVHKGPDSPRPYYTKESVGIAVGLLLATLHQAGLATLTHTPSPMRFLNEVCERPAEERAAYVIPVGYPAEGARVPDLRRKALDEVLVRL; translated from the coding sequence ATGGTTGACAGCACAGCGGCCGGGAGCTCGTACCCGAGCGTCCCGCACCGCCCGATGACGGTGCCCGCCCACGAGGCCGAGGCACGCAGCAGGTCCTTCCACGACGTGATGGCCCGGCGCCGGACCGTCCGCGACTACTCGGCCCGGCCCGTCCCGGACGGCGTCATCGAGTGGGCGGTCCGGACGGCGTCCACCGCACCCAGCGGGGCGCACGTCCAGCCGTGGCGATTCGTGGTGATCACCGATCCGGAGCGCAAGCGGCTCCTGCGGGCGGCGGCCGAGGACGAGGAGCGCGCCTTCTACACTCACCGCGCCTCGGCCGAGTGGCTCGCCGCCCTCGCGCCGATCGGCACCGACTGGCGCAAACCCTTCCTGGAGGAGGCCCCGGCGGTGATCGTGGTCTTCGAGGTGCACAAGGGGCCGGACTCACCCCGCCCCTACTACACCAAGGAGTCGGTCGGCATCGCCGTCGGCCTGCTGCTCGCGACCCTGCACCAGGCCGGACTGGCCACCCTCACCCACACGCCCAGCCCGATGCGGTTCCTCAACGAGGTCTGCGAGCGCCCGGCCGAGGAGCGCGCCGCCTACGTGATCCCGGTCGGCTACCCGGCGGAGGGCGCACGGGTACCGGATCTGCGCCGTAAGGCGCTCGACGAGGTGCTGGTGCGCCTCTGA
- a CDS encoding ABC-F family ATP-binding cassette domain-containing protein, whose amino-acid sequence MSATLVVKDLSAGHGDRTLFSGLDLVVAPGDVIGLVGANGAGKSTLLRLMAGLDTPEGGSLRLSPPSANIGHLPQEPERRAGESVRDFLARRTGVAAAQAALDEATEGLVEGRPGADDAYAVSLDRWLDLGGADLEERAEEVADSLGLKIGLDLPMTALSGGQAARAGLASLLLSRYDLFLLDEPTNDLDLDGLERLEAFVKGLRAGTVLISHDREFLARTATKVLELDLAQQQVNLYGGGYDAYLDERAVARRHAREDYEEYADTKAGLEARARMQRGWMENGVRNARRKSGDNDKLGRNMRSESTEKQAAKARQTQRMIERLDTVEEPRKEWELRMEIAAAPRSGSVVATLRGASVKRGDFGFGPVDLQIDWADRIAITGANGAGKSTLLAALLGRLELDGGSSVLGSGVVVGEVDQARGLFLGGEPLSAAFEAAVPELSPEEVRTLLAKFGLKAFHVVRPAATLSPGERTRAALALLQARGVNLLVLDEPTNHLDLPAIEQLESALSSYTGTLLLVTHDRRMLEAVTVNRRIEVRGGLVHES is encoded by the coding sequence ATGAGCGCCACTCTCGTAGTCAAAGACCTGAGCGCCGGCCACGGCGACCGCACCCTCTTCTCCGGGCTCGACCTGGTCGTCGCCCCCGGCGACGTCATCGGCCTGGTCGGGGCCAACGGCGCGGGCAAGTCGACCCTGCTGCGGCTGATGGCCGGCCTGGACACCCCGGAGGGCGGCTCGCTCAGGCTCAGCCCGCCGAGCGCCAACATCGGCCACCTCCCGCAGGAGCCGGAGCGCCGGGCGGGCGAGTCCGTCCGGGACTTCCTGGCCCGGCGCACCGGCGTCGCCGCCGCGCAGGCCGCGCTGGACGAGGCCACCGAGGGCCTGGTCGAGGGCCGCCCCGGAGCGGACGACGCCTACGCGGTGAGCCTGGACCGCTGGCTGGACCTGGGCGGCGCCGATCTGGAGGAGCGCGCCGAGGAGGTCGCCGACTCGCTCGGGCTGAAGATCGGCCTCGACCTGCCGATGACCGCGCTCTCCGGCGGCCAGGCCGCCCGGGCCGGCCTGGCCTCGCTGCTGCTCTCCCGCTACGACCTCTTCCTGCTGGACGAGCCCACCAACGACCTCGACCTGGACGGCCTGGAGCGGCTGGAGGCCTTCGTCAAGGGCCTGCGCGCGGGCACCGTCCTGATCAGCCACGACCGCGAGTTCCTGGCCCGCACCGCGACCAAGGTGCTGGAGCTGGACCTCGCCCAGCAGCAGGTCAACCTGTACGGCGGCGGCTACGACGCGTACCTGGACGAGCGCGCGGTGGCCCGCCGGCACGCCCGCGAGGACTACGAGGAGTACGCCGACACCAAGGCGGGCCTGGAGGCCCGCGCCCGGATGCAGCGCGGCTGGATGGAGAACGGCGTGCGCAACGCCCGCCGCAAGTCCGGCGACAACGACAAACTCGGCCGCAACATGCGCTCGGAGTCCACCGAGAAGCAGGCCGCCAAGGCCCGCCAGACCCAGCGGATGATCGAGCGGCTGGACACGGTGGAGGAGCCCCGCAAGGAGTGGGAGCTGCGGATGGAGATCGCCGCCGCGCCGCGCTCCGGCTCGGTGGTGGCCACCCTGCGCGGGGCGAGCGTGAAGCGCGGGGACTTCGGCTTCGGGCCGGTGGACCTGCAGATCGACTGGGCGGACCGGATCGCCATCACCGGCGCCAACGGGGCCGGCAAGTCCACCCTGCTGGCCGCCCTGCTCGGCCGCCTCGAACTGGACGGCGGCAGCAGCGTGCTCGGCTCCGGCGTCGTGGTCGGCGAGGTCGACCAGGCCCGCGGCCTCTTCCTGGGCGGGGAGCCGCTGTCGGCCGCCTTCGAGGCGGCGGTGCCGGAGCTGTCCCCCGAGGAGGTCCGCACCCTGCTGGCCAAGTTCGGGCTCAAGGCGTTCCACGTGGTACGCCCCGCCGCGACCCTCTCCCCCGGCGAGCGCACCCGGGCGGCGCTGGCGCTGCTCCAGGCGCGCGGGGTGAACCTGCTGGTACTGGACGAGCCCACCAACCACCTGGACCTGCCGGCGATCGAGCAGTTGGAGTCCGCCCTCTCGTCCTACACCGGGACGCTGCTGCTGGTCACGCACGACCGGCGGATGCTGGAGGCGGTCACCGTCAACCGCCGGATCGAGGTCCGCGGCGGCCTGGTCCACGAGAGCTGA
- a CDS encoding serine protease, with amino-acid sequence MSSNVRTARIARTARTTRTALAASVAALTLLAVSGCGPDNDQADGPGNAAGPNATAAPIKLPSADELKNWKFDDWDKWAQQNVITPAVQGFWDLQKIMQAQPAKPLAPAAPSVQPSRTAQPSATASKAGRPSTAAPSAAPQPVSDDGGEDPRPSPITPKAVPHPYSKYQVNGKIFFEDGDKSYVCSGTVVSDPAHPGKSNLVWTASHCLHSGKGGKFHTNITFAPAFNSSGAASNGKSTTQTLAEPFGEWGVVDAVTSPQWPGEADAERGGAWSQYDFGIMRVANPSAGGKSLEETVGGSVPVWFNAPRDQLSAVSNYGYPAAPPFDGAELNHCDGGRPVRTSSDATRPSMLTIGCRMTAGDSGGAWYAAKDGRNYLVSDTSIGGEDNTWEAGPYLDDVAAHAFDYFTKKK; translated from the coding sequence GTGTCATCCAATGTTCGTACTGCCCGCATCGCCCGTACCGCCCGCACGACCCGCACCGCGCTGGCCGCGTCGGTCGCCGCGCTGACCCTGCTGGCCGTGTCCGGCTGCGGCCCGGACAACGACCAGGCGGACGGCCCCGGCAACGCCGCCGGCCCGAACGCGACCGCCGCGCCGATCAAGCTGCCGAGTGCGGACGAGCTGAAGAACTGGAAGTTCGACGACTGGGACAAGTGGGCCCAGCAGAACGTCATCACCCCGGCCGTCCAGGGCTTCTGGGACCTCCAGAAGATCATGCAGGCGCAGCCGGCCAAGCCGCTGGCGCCGGCCGCGCCGAGCGTTCAGCCGTCGAGGACCGCACAGCCGTCCGCCACTGCGTCGAAGGCCGGTCGGCCGTCCACGGCCGCGCCGTCGGCCGCACCGCAGCCGGTGTCGGACGACGGCGGCGAGGACCCGCGGCCGTCGCCGATCACGCCCAAGGCCGTCCCGCACCCGTACAGCAAGTACCAGGTCAACGGGAAGATCTTCTTCGAGGACGGCGACAAGTCGTACGTCTGCTCCGGCACCGTGGTCTCCGACCCCGCGCACCCGGGCAAGAGCAATCTGGTGTGGACCGCGAGCCACTGCCTGCACAGCGGCAAGGGCGGCAAGTTCCACACCAACATCACCTTCGCCCCGGCGTTCAACAGCTCGGGCGCGGCCAGCAACGGCAAGAGCACCACCCAGACGCTGGCCGAGCCGTTCGGCGAGTGGGGCGTGGTCGACGCGGTCACCTCCCCGCAGTGGCCGGGCGAGGCCGACGCCGAGAGGGGCGGGGCCTGGAGCCAGTACGACTTCGGCATCATGCGGGTGGCCAACCCGTCCGCCGGGGGCAAGTCGCTGGAGGAGACCGTCGGCGGCTCGGTGCCGGTGTGGTTCAACGCGCCGCGTGACCAGCTGAGCGCCGTCAGCAACTACGGCTATCCGGCGGCCCCGCCCTTCGACGGCGCCGAGCTCAACCACTGCGACGGCGGCAGGCCCGTCCGGACGTCCTCCGACGCGACCCGCCCGTCGATGCTCACCATCGGCTGCCGGATGACCGCCGGCGACAGCGGCGGCGCCTGGTACGCCGCCAAGGACGGCAGGAACTACCTGGTCAGCGACACCTCGATCGGTGGCGAGGACAACACCTGGGAGGCCGGCCCGTACCTGGACGACGTGGCGGCGCACGCCTTCGACTACTTCACCAAGAAGAAGTGA
- a CDS encoding ABC-F family ATP-binding cassette domain-containing protein — translation MAHPTTTSVLCTDLGFEWPDGSGVFDGLHLAIGPGRTGLIGLNGAGKSTLLRLLAGELTPTRGTVRTVGELGHLPQGLTLDTTLRVDEALGVRATREALHAIEAGDPDTRHYDAVGDDWDVEERARATLDRLGLTRLELDRTTGELSGGEAVLLRLAALLLRRPDVLLLDEPTNNLDLAARERLYETVASWGGVMVIVSHDRELLQHVDQIADLRDGAVTWYGGNFAAYEHTVAAQQETAERLVRTAEADVQRQKRDLVDSRTRQERSAGYGKKRAVTRNDPKIFAGKFKRQNQETTGRLQGIHTERLDEARQRLSAAEEAVRDDAEIRVDLPRTAVPAGRTVLSLDRVRLPYGVTADLEVRGAERIALVGRNGSGKTTLLRTIAGEVAAQAGEISTPVPLRHLPQRLDLLDDTLSVADNVKAFAPGAGDNAIRARLARFLFRGAKAEQLAATLSGGERFRATLAALLLADPPPQLLLLDEPTNNLDLASVRQLTQALAAYEGALLVASHDLPFLRGLGITRWLELDGGLRTVEPM, via the coding sequence ATGGCTCATCCGACCACCACCTCCGTACTCTGCACCGACCTCGGCTTCGAGTGGCCCGACGGCAGCGGCGTCTTCGACGGGCTCCACCTGGCGATCGGTCCCGGGCGCACCGGCCTGATCGGCCTCAACGGCGCCGGCAAGTCCACGCTGCTGCGGCTGCTCGCCGGTGAACTCACCCCCACCCGGGGTACCGTGCGCACCGTCGGCGAACTCGGCCACCTCCCGCAGGGGCTGACGCTCGACACCACCCTGCGGGTGGACGAGGCACTGGGCGTCCGGGCCACCCGCGAAGCGCTGCACGCCATCGAGGCCGGCGACCCCGACACCCGCCACTACGACGCGGTCGGTGACGACTGGGACGTCGAGGAACGCGCCCGCGCCACCCTCGACCGGCTCGGTCTCACCCGGTTGGAGCTCGACCGAACCACCGGTGAACTCTCGGGCGGTGAAGCCGTGTTGCTGCGTCTGGCGGCCCTGCTGCTGCGCCGCCCGGACGTGCTGCTGCTGGACGAGCCCACCAACAACCTCGACCTCGCGGCCCGGGAGCGGCTCTACGAGACGGTCGCGTCCTGGGGCGGGGTCATGGTGATCGTCAGTCACGACCGCGAACTCCTCCAGCACGTCGACCAGATCGCCGACCTGCGCGACGGCGCCGTCACCTGGTACGGCGGCAACTTCGCCGCGTACGAGCACACGGTGGCGGCCCAGCAGGAGACGGCGGAGCGGCTGGTCCGCACGGCCGAGGCCGACGTCCAGCGCCAGAAGCGGGACCTGGTCGACTCCAGGACCAGGCAGGAGCGCAGCGCCGGCTACGGAAAGAAGCGCGCCGTCACCCGCAACGACCCGAAGATCTTCGCGGGCAAGTTCAAACGCCAGAACCAGGAGACCACCGGGCGCCTCCAGGGCATCCACACCGAGCGGCTCGACGAGGCGAGGCAGCGGCTCAGCGCCGCCGAGGAGGCCGTCCGCGACGACGCCGAGATCCGCGTGGACCTGCCCCGGACGGCGGTCCCCGCCGGGCGCACGGTGCTCTCCCTCGACCGGGTCCGGCTGCCGTACGGCGTCACCGCGGACCTGGAGGTGCGCGGCGCCGAGCGGATCGCACTCGTCGGCCGCAACGGCTCCGGCAAGACGACCCTGCTGCGCACCATCGCGGGTGAGGTCGCCGCACAGGCGGGGGAGATCAGCACGCCGGTACCGCTGCGCCACCTCCCGCAGCGGCTCGACCTGCTGGACGACACCCTGAGCGTGGCCGACAACGTCAAGGCCTTCGCCCCCGGTGCCGGGGACAACGCGATCCGGGCCCGGCTGGCCCGCTTCCTGTTCCGTGGCGCCAAGGCCGAACAGCTCGCGGCCACCCTCTCCGGTGGCGAGCGGTTCCGGGCGACGCTCGCCGCCCTGCTGCTCGCCGACCCGCCGCCCCAGCTGCTGCTGCTCGACGAGCCGACCAACAACCTCGACCTCGCCAGCGTCCGCCAGCTCACCCAGGCCCTCGCCGCGTACGAGGGAGCCCTCCTGGTGGCCAGCCACGACCTGCCGTTCCTGCGGGGTCTGGGCATCACCCGCTGGCTGGAGCTGGACGGGGGGCTGCGGACGGTCGAGCCGATGTGA
- a CDS encoding barstar family protein: MPDEPDVWSGTAPWIHRVDDGSATRPHWPLPPPGTCYVAHLDGARMRDSQGVFEEFARALRFPVHFGWNWAAFHECVRDLSWMPSRHYLVVVADAGQLLADEPDELKLFLGLMDGTGRSWSRRPDRPAVAFNLLLIR, from the coding sequence ATGCCGGACGAACCGGATGTCTGGAGCGGGACAGCGCCGTGGATCCACCGCGTCGACGACGGATCCGCGACCCGGCCCCACTGGCCGCTCCCGCCGCCGGGCACCTGCTACGTCGCCCACCTGGACGGCGCGCGGATGCGCGACAGCCAGGGGGTGTTCGAGGAGTTCGCCCGCGCCCTGCGCTTCCCGGTCCACTTCGGGTGGAACTGGGCGGCCTTCCACGAGTGCGTGCGGGACCTCTCCTGGATGCCGAGCCGGCACTACCTGGTCGTGGTCGCGGACGCCGGGCAGTTGCTGGCCGACGAACCGGACGAGCTGAAGCTGTTCCTGGGCCTGATGGACGGCACCGGACGCTCCTGGAGCCGCCGGCCGGACCGCCCGGCCGTGGCCTTCAACCTGCTGCTGATCCGATGA
- a CDS encoding Pr6Pr family membrane protein encodes MPIWTRPALWWRLAIVISAATGITLGTASLVYFTVQSNVFVVGYFAGAVYWMKRRGTVDAPAPRLRGAVTLYILITGLVSHILLEHGANPLPGLFDGPDRLQHWSSFFLHYVTPVMVIIDWLTLRPRNASHWRDIPLWLAFPLGYAGVVMARAALFSNYPTPYPYFFFDPTTKGYGYVWGQIALLTVEFVVLAAVVVGLDRLGTLVAGRLRPAPVEA; translated from the coding sequence ATGCCGATCTGGACCCGACCCGCGCTCTGGTGGCGCCTGGCCATCGTGATCTCGGCGGCGACGGGCATCACCCTCGGCACCGCCTCCCTGGTCTACTTCACCGTCCAGAGCAACGTGTTCGTCGTGGGCTACTTCGCCGGCGCGGTCTACTGGATGAAGCGGCGCGGGACCGTCGACGCCCCCGCGCCCCGGCTGCGCGGCGCCGTCACGCTGTACATCCTGATCACCGGCCTGGTCTCGCACATCCTGCTGGAGCACGGCGCGAACCCGCTGCCCGGGCTCTTCGACGGCCCGGACCGGCTGCAGCACTGGTCGTCCTTCTTCCTGCACTACGTCACGCCGGTGATGGTGATCATCGACTGGCTGACCCTGCGTCCGCGCAACGCCTCGCACTGGCGTGACATCCCGCTCTGGCTGGCCTTCCCGCTCGGATACGCGGGAGTCGTGATGGCCCGCGCGGCGCTGTTCTCCAACTACCCGACCCCGTACCCGTACTTCTTCTTCGACCCGACCACCAAGGGCTACGGCTACGTGTGGGGCCAGATCGCGCTGCTCACCGTCGAGTTCGTGGTCCTCGCGGCCGTCGTGGTCGGCCTGGACCGGCTCGGCACCCTGGTCGCGGGCAGGCTCCGGCCGGCCCCCGTCGAGGCGTAG
- a CDS encoding CaiB/BaiF CoA transferase family protein gives MASTPDPGPLAGVRVVELAGIGPGPFAAMLLADLGADVVRVDRPGPSPLGTEPAYDVTNRNKRSVLIDLKAPGGPALVLDLVERAHLLIEGNRPGVAERLGVGPETCLARNPALVYGRMTGWGQDGPLAPRAGHDIGYAAVAGVLGLIGEPDRPPAIPANLLGDYAGGSLYLVVGLLAALHHARESGAGQVVDAAVVDGAAHLTSMLWGLLAAGHWQDRRGVNLLDGGAPCYAVYESSDGGHLAVGALEPQFYAEFAELLGLGADAPGQFDVARWPELRARIATRFAARTLAEWTAVFDGTDACVEPVLTLRQSARHPHLVARGTYTEVDGITQPAPAPRFSATPGTLRRPPARPGADTAEVARDWGVPGLRPR, from the coding sequence GTGGCCAGCACGCCCGATCCCGGTCCGCTCGCCGGCGTACGCGTGGTGGAACTGGCCGGTATCGGCCCCGGGCCGTTCGCCGCCATGCTCCTCGCCGACCTGGGCGCCGACGTCGTCCGGGTCGACCGCCCCGGGCCGTCCCCGCTCGGCACCGAGCCGGCGTACGACGTGACCAACCGCAACAAGCGCTCCGTCCTGATCGACCTGAAGGCCCCCGGTGGACCCGCTCTGGTGCTCGACCTGGTCGAGCGCGCCCACCTGCTGATCGAGGGCAACCGCCCGGGGGTCGCCGAGCGGCTCGGCGTGGGCCCCGAAACCTGCCTCGCCCGCAATCCGGCCCTGGTCTACGGCCGGATGACCGGCTGGGGCCAGGACGGCCCGCTCGCCCCCCGGGCCGGCCACGACATCGGCTACGCCGCGGTGGCGGGCGTGCTCGGCCTGATCGGCGAGCCCGACCGGCCGCCGGCCATCCCCGCGAACCTGCTCGGCGACTACGCGGGCGGCTCGCTCTACCTCGTGGTCGGACTGCTCGCCGCGCTGCACCACGCCCGCGAGAGCGGAGCCGGCCAGGTGGTCGACGCGGCCGTCGTGGACGGCGCCGCTCATCTCACCTCGATGCTCTGGGGCCTGCTCGCCGCCGGCCACTGGCAGGACCGGCGCGGCGTCAACCTGCTCGACGGGGGCGCGCCCTGCTACGCCGTGTACGAGTCGTCCGACGGCGGCCACCTCGCGGTCGGGGCCCTGGAGCCGCAGTTCTACGCCGAGTTCGCCGAGCTGCTGGGCCTCGGGGCGGACGCCCCCGGCCAGTTCGACGTCGCCCGCTGGCCGGAGCTGCGGGCCAGGATCGCCACCCGGTTCGCCGCCCGCACGCTGGCCGAGTGGACGGCGGTCTTCGACGGCACCGACGCCTGCGTGGAGCCGGTCCTGACGCTCCGTCAGTCCGCCCGGCATCCGCACCTGGTGGCACGCGGCACCTACACCGAGGTCGACGGCATCACCCAGCCCGCCCCCGCCCCCCGGTTCTCCGCCACCCCGGGCACCCTGCGCCGGCCCCCCGCCCGACCGGGCGCCGACACCGCCGAGGTCGCCCGCGACTGGGGCGTCCCCGGCCTGCGGCCCCGCTGA
- a CDS encoding acyl-CoA dehydrogenase family protein yields the protein MQRDIYTEEHEAFRETVRAFLGKEVLPHHDRWERAGIVDRSAWTAAGAQGLLGLAVPQEYGGGGSDDFRYSAVLAEEFTRAGASGLAIGLHNDIIGPYLTSLADEEQRRRWLPGFCSGEIVTAIAMTEPGAGSDLQGIRTHAVDQGDHYLLNGSKTFISNGIISDLVVVVARTTPEGGAHGLSLLVVERGTPGFERGRNLDKIGQKAQDTAELFFNDVRVPKSNLLGEENGAFVSLMRNLAQERLAIAVAAIAAAEHLVEITTAYVKQREAFGRPLARLQHVRFEIAELATECAVTRAFVDRCITEHNRFALTPVDASMAKWWATELQKRTADRCLQLHGGYGYMSEFPVAKAFTDGRIQTIYGGTTEIMKEIIGRSLLG from the coding sequence GTGCAGCGAGACATCTACACCGAGGAGCACGAGGCCTTCCGGGAGACCGTCAGGGCCTTCCTGGGCAAGGAGGTGCTGCCGCACCACGACCGCTGGGAGCGGGCCGGCATCGTCGACCGCTCCGCGTGGACGGCCGCCGGCGCCCAGGGCCTGCTCGGCCTCGCCGTACCGCAGGAGTACGGCGGCGGTGGCAGCGACGACTTCCGCTACAGCGCCGTCCTCGCCGAGGAGTTCACCCGGGCCGGCGCCTCCGGCCTGGCGATCGGCCTGCACAACGACATCATCGGCCCCTACCTCACGTCACTGGCGGACGAGGAGCAGCGCCGGCGCTGGCTGCCGGGATTCTGCAGCGGCGAGATCGTCACCGCCATCGCCATGACCGAGCCGGGCGCCGGCTCCGACCTCCAGGGCATCCGCACCCACGCGGTGGACCAGGGGGACCACTACCTGCTCAACGGCTCCAAGACCTTCATCTCCAACGGCATCATCTCGGACCTGGTCGTGGTGGTGGCGAGGACCACCCCCGAGGGCGGCGCGCACGGGCTCAGCCTGCTCGTGGTGGAGCGCGGGACGCCCGGCTTCGAGCGTGGCCGCAACCTCGACAAGATCGGCCAGAAGGCCCAGGACACCGCCGAGTTGTTCTTCAACGACGTCCGGGTGCCGAAGTCCAACCTGCTGGGGGAGGAGAACGGGGCCTTCGTCTCGCTGATGCGCAACCTCGCCCAGGAGCGCCTGGCGATCGCGGTCGCCGCGATCGCCGCCGCCGAGCACCTGGTGGAGATCACCACCGCGTACGTGAAACAGCGCGAGGCGTTCGGCCGTCCGCTCGCCAGGCTCCAGCACGTCCGCTTCGAGATCGCCGAGCTGGCCACCGAGTGCGCCGTCACCCGCGCGTTCGTCGACCGCTGCATCACCGAGCACAACCGCTTCGCCCTCACGCCGGTGGACGCCTCGATGGCGAAGTGGTGGGCCACCGAACTGCAGAAGCGCACCGCCGACCGCTGCCTCCAACTGCACGGAGGCTACGGCTACATGAGTGAGTTCCCGGTCGCCAAGGCGTTCACCGACGGCCGGATCCAGACCATCTACGGCGGCACCACCGAGATCATGAAAGAGATCATCGGCCGTTCCCTGCTCGGCTGA
- a CDS encoding acetyl-CoA C-acetyltransferase, whose protein sequence is MTTEAYVYDAVRTPRGRGKATGSLHGTKPIDLVVGLIHELRRRFPGLDPAAVDDIVLGVVSPIGDQGSDIARVAAIAAGLPDTVAGVQENRFCASGLEAVNMAAAKVRSGWEDLILAGGVESMSRVPMGSDGGAWAMDPMTSYETRFVPQGIGADLIATVEGFSRTDVDAYAAESQARAAKAWADGLFERSVVPVRDRNGLVVLDHDEFIRPGTTVESLAALKPSFAGIGEAGGFDAVALQKYHWVEQIDHVHHAGNSSGIVDGAALVAIGSAEIGERYGLRPRARIVSAAVSGSEPTIMLTGPAPATRKALAKAGLTAADIDLVEINEAFAAVVLRFMRELGFRHDQVNVNGGAIALGHPLGATGAMILGTLLDELERRELRYGLATLCVGGGMGIATIVERLA, encoded by the coding sequence GTGACCACCGAAGCGTACGTCTACGACGCTGTCCGCACCCCGCGCGGCCGGGGCAAGGCCACCGGCTCGCTGCACGGCACCAAGCCGATCGACCTGGTGGTCGGCCTGATCCACGAGCTGCGCCGCCGCTTCCCCGGCCTCGACCCGGCCGCGGTCGACGACATCGTGCTCGGTGTGGTCAGCCCGATCGGCGACCAGGGCTCCGACATCGCGCGGGTCGCCGCGATCGCGGCCGGCCTGCCCGACACCGTCGCCGGCGTCCAGGAGAACCGCTTCTGCGCCTCCGGGCTCGAGGCCGTCAACATGGCCGCCGCCAAGGTCCGTTCGGGCTGGGAGGATCTGATCCTGGCCGGCGGCGTCGAGTCGATGTCGCGGGTCCCGATGGGCTCCGACGGCGGCGCGTGGGCGATGGACCCGATGACCAGCTACGAGACGCGCTTCGTTCCGCAGGGCATCGGCGCCGACCTGATCGCCACCGTCGAGGGCTTCTCCCGCACCGACGTGGACGCCTACGCGGCCGAGTCGCAGGCCCGCGCCGCCAAGGCCTGGGCGGACGGCCTCTTCGAGCGCTCCGTGGTCCCGGTCAGGGACCGCAACGGACTGGTCGTCCTGGACCACGACGAGTTCATCCGCCCCGGCACCACGGTGGAGTCGCTGGCGGCCCTCAAGCCCTCCTTCGCCGGCATCGGCGAGGCGGGCGGCTTCGACGCCGTCGCCCTGCAGAAGTACCACTGGGTCGAGCAGATCGACCACGTGCACCACGCGGGCAACTCCTCCGGCATCGTCGACGGCGCCGCCCTGGTCGCCATCGGCTCCGCCGAGATCGGCGAGCGGTACGGGCTGCGCCCACGGGCCAGGATCGTCTCGGCCGCCGTCTCCGGCTCCGAGCCGACCATCATGCTCACCGGTCCCGCCCCGGCCACCCGCAAGGCCCTCGCCAAGGCCGGTCTGACCGCCGCCGACATCGACCTGGTGGAGATCAACGAGGCGTTCGCCGCCGTCGTCCTGCGCTTCATGCGTGAACTGGGCTTCCGGCACGACCAGGTGAACGTCAACGGCGGCGCCATCGCGCTCGGCCACCCGCTCGGCGCCACCGGCGCGATGATCCTCGGCACCCTCCTCGACGAGCTGGAGCGCCGGGAGCTGCGCTACGGCCTGGCGACCCTCTGCGTGGGCGGCGGTATGGGCATCGCCACCATCGTCGAGCGCCTCGCCTGA